The following are encoded in a window of Rhodomicrobium lacus genomic DNA:
- a CDS encoding GcrA family cell cycle regulator, which produces MCNLTPLRLPRAEATQAAFPALPAIALSRLSQPAPQPIHGRRRWTTGDLTEIVAALATLRTSDIARTLGVNPKALRSLLRRNGISLRALREHARRDEPQDGGLVVRRSLDAPSAIYGAAALEHLPDGACRWPLGDPAEPGFAFCGCRAEPGRSYCKNHRQLAFQRAEAPRGA; this is translated from the coding sequence ATGTGTAATCTCACCCCGCTTCGCCTTCCGCGCGCCGAAGCCACGCAGGCCGCCTTCCCGGCTCTTCCTGCCATCGCTCTCTCGCGCTTGTCGCAACCGGCCCCGCAACCGATCCATGGACGGCGGCGCTGGACGACGGGCGACCTGACCGAAATAGTTGCAGCCCTCGCGACGCTCAGGACAAGCGATATCGCGAGAACGCTCGGCGTCAACCCAAAGGCGCTGCGGTCTCTCCTTCGCCGTAACGGCATCAGCCTGCGCGCCTTGCGCGAGCACGCGAGACGGGACGAACCGCAAGACGGCGGTCTCGTGGTGCGGCGCTCACTCGACGCGCCCTCCGCCATCTACGGGGCTGCGGCTTTGGAGCATCTGCCGGATGGCGCCTGCCGCTGGCCGCTTGGCGATCCCGCTGAACCGGGCTTTGCCTTCTGCGGATGCAGGGCCGAACCCGGTCGATCGTATTGCAAGAATCATCGGCAGCTGGCTTTCCAGCGGGCAGAAGCACCGAGGGGCGCATGA
- a CDS encoding MgtC/SapB family protein, with product MTDWPDAVLRLTAAAAVGAAIGLDREARGKPTGVRTLAIVALGSALAVLLSEHPSGVQADASSRVIQGVLTGIGFLGAGVILHRDTGDKVRGLTTAAAIWFTACIGMACGLGAWPIVVTAAVLVALILALGKRLERLFVPKDTNDTENPPGNA from the coding sequence ATGACCGACTGGCCCGATGCCGTCCTGCGCCTCACCGCTGCCGCCGCAGTTGGCGCGGCCATCGGCCTCGATCGCGAAGCGCGCGGCAAGCCGACCGGCGTTCGCACGCTCGCTATCGTGGCGCTCGGCTCGGCGCTGGCAGTCCTTTTGAGCGAGCATCCGTCCGGCGTTCAGGCGGACGCATCGAGCCGGGTTATTCAGGGCGTGCTCACCGGCATCGGCTTTCTTGGCGCAGGCGTGATCCTTCACCGCGACACTGGCGACAAGGTTCGGGGACTGACGACCGCCGCCGCCATCTGGTTCACGGCATGCATCGGGATGGCGTGCGGCCTCGGCGCATGGCCCATTGTCGTCACCGCCGCCGTGCTGGTCGCGTTGATCCTTGCGCTTGGCAAGCGCCTGGAACGCCTTTTCGTTCCGAAGGACACTAACGACACGGAAAACCCGCCCGGCAACGCCTGA
- a CDS encoding CreA family protein: MKRNAGGKLLLCAVLALTTLGGGVAQADDIGCISTAFRLIGKNDKVCVSAFDDPKVPGVACHIAQAKTGGLGGTIGLAEDPSRFSIACRQIGPITVDIGKLGENEEVYSDRTSIFFKKTHVYRTVDKKRNTLVYVAISDKLIDGSPQNSISTVPVMPWAAR; the protein is encoded by the coding sequence ATGAAACGGAATGCGGGCGGAAAGCTGCTGCTTTGTGCGGTGTTGGCGCTGACGACGCTAGGCGGCGGCGTTGCCCAGGCGGACGATATCGGCTGTATCAGCACGGCGTTCCGCCTCATCGGCAAGAACGACAAGGTGTGCGTGAGCGCGTTCGACGACCCGAAAGTGCCCGGCGTGGCCTGCCACATCGCGCAGGCGAAGACAGGCGGCCTCGGCGGCACGATCGGGCTTGCGGAAGATCCGAGCCGCTTCTCGATCGCGTGCCGTCAGATCGGCCCGATCACGGTCGATATCGGCAAGCTGGGCGAAAACGAGGAGGTCTACTCGGACCGCACCTCCATCTTTTTCAAGAAGACGCACGTCTACCGGACCGTAGACAAGAAGCGGAACACGCTTGTTTATGTGGCCATCAGCGACAAGCTGATCGACGGATCGCCGCAAAATTCGATTTCAACGGTGCCGGTCATGCCCTGGGCGGCGCGTTAG
- a CDS encoding EamA family transporter, with product MDSSIQIFWKTAVLDLPDDASFFAIFREPLFLVVVTIMTLQFFNWMVVLANADLSYAQPVTALSYVFVAVLSAIFLRESVDAVQALGIALVIAGVYFISRTDHLTKRAEPEAEDGLLAERAQHSARPVALPSPAPKLVHASTDLKSHAA from the coding sequence GTGGATTCCTCCATCCAGATTTTCTGGAAGACGGCGGTGCTGGATTTGCCGGATGACGCCTCGTTCTTCGCGATCTTCAGAGAACCTCTGTTCCTGGTCGTGGTTACGATCATGACCCTGCAATTCTTCAACTGGATGGTGGTGCTCGCCAACGCGGATCTGAGCTACGCCCAGCCGGTCACTGCGCTGAGCTACGTTTTCGTGGCGGTCCTGTCGGCGATCTTCTTGCGCGAGTCGGTTGACGCCGTGCAGGCGCTCGGCATCGCACTCGTGATTGCCGGGGTCTATTTCATCAGCCGCACGGATCACCTCACGAAGCGCGCGGAGCCGGAAGCGGAAGACGGCCTGCTGGCCGAGCGCGCCCAACATTCCGCGCGCCCTGTCGCTCTGCCTTCGCCGGCGCCGAAACTCGTCCATGCGTCAACCGACCTCAAGAGCCACGCGGCTTAG
- a CDS encoding thioredoxin family protein, which translates to MSFLKPLAVLLASVAMTAAASAAPEVGKPAPDFSATDSKGRTVKLSDYRGKTVVLEWTNDGCPYVQKHYSTNNIQSLQKDAAAKGIVWLSVISSAPGEQGAVSGAEADKLSETRGAAPAAVLLDAEGKVGRLYDARTTPHMFIVNGDGTLVYMGGIDDKPTVIPSDVKAARNYVRAALDDLAAGKPVATPVTRPYGCSVKYKHS; encoded by the coding sequence ATGTCTTTCCTGAAACCGCTGGCCGTTCTCCTGGCAAGCGTCGCAATGACGGCGGCAGCTTCCGCCGCGCCCGAGGTGGGCAAGCCCGCGCCGGATTTCTCGGCCACCGACTCCAAAGGCAGGACGGTGAAACTCTCCGATTATCGCGGCAAGACCGTTGTGCTCGAATGGACGAACGACGGCTGTCCCTACGTGCAGAAGCACTATTCGACGAACAACATTCAGTCCCTTCAGAAAGACGCGGCCGCAAAGGGCATCGTCTGGCTGTCGGTCATCTCGTCCGCGCCGGGCGAGCAGGGCGCCGTTTCAGGCGCGGAAGCCGACAAGCTCAGCGAAACGCGCGGAGCCGCACCCGCCGCCGTGCTTCTCGATGCGGAAGGCAAGGTCGGCCGCCTTTACGACGCACGCACCACGCCGCACATGTTCATCGTGAACGGCGACGGTACGCTCGTCTACATGGGCGGCATCGACGACAAGCCGACCGTCATCCCGTCCGACGTCAAGGCGGCGAGAAATTACGTGCGCGCCGCGCTCGACGACCTCGCGGCGGGCAAGCCGGTGGCGACGCCCGTAACGCGGCCCTATGGCTGCTCGGTGAAGTACAAGCACAGTTAG